In Apostichopus japonicus isolate 1M-3 chromosome 3, ASM3797524v1, whole genome shotgun sequence, a single genomic region encodes these proteins:
- the LOC139958590 gene encoding uncharacterized protein has product MDTVFLVVVTCLSFLKLSMGQFPNFNPQERNLTVKGNCQSCTGSTYEIPCFGDSNCCIYSLYLCDSIIDCPNGFDEHPAWCASKWEATCDIEEKFNFIKPFELAQCDDGMCITECDVCDGYYLDCTDGSDEDPELCNPDSRPAIQGDCTQFRREYPIPDE; this is encoded by the exons ATGGATACTGTTTTCCTCGTAGTCGTCACGTGCCTGAGCTTCCTAAAGTTGTCTATGGGCCAATTTCCAAACTTTAATCCACAAGAGAGAAACCTCACAGTAAAAG GAAACTGCCAAAGCTGTACTGGATCCACATATGAGATACCCTGTTTCGGTGACAGCAATTGCTGTATCTATTCATTATATTTATGTGATTCCATCATTGACTGTCCAAATGGCTTCGACGAACATCCTGCTTGGTGCGCCAGCAAATGGGAAG CGACTTGTGACATTGAAGAGAAATTTAATTTTATCAAACCCTTTGAACTTGCTCAATGTGATGACGGAATGTGTATAACGGAGTGTGACGTATGTGATGGTTATTATCTTGATTGTACAGACGGCTCTGACGAAGACCCAGAACTCTGTAACCCGGACTCCAGGCCAGCAATCCAGGGCGACTGCACCCAGTTTCGTCGGGAATACCCGATCCCAGACGAATAA
- the LOC139965675 gene encoding uncharacterized protein isoform X2, whose amino-acid sequence MSGIKMAIWLLGCSLACAEGYGLRNGGQWIVECNHYEAYQLYLKGSLFICGDNECLDAGYDECDGVLDCNNYEDEDEQSCQDEWEALCEEAYSEEDLKPFSVAECDNGMCITECDVCDGEYIDCSDGSDETDCGENQPDPERCGSYDKKRKRSIRSSP is encoded by the exons ATGTCTGGAATTAAAATGGCTATCTGGTTGCTAGGATGTTCACTTGCGTGTGCAGAGGGTTATGGGTTAA GGAACGGCGGCCAATGGATTGTGGAATGCAACCATTATGAAGCATATCAGCTATACTTGAAGGGATCTTTATTCATTTGCGGGGACAACGAATGTCTTGATGCAGGCTATGACGAATGTGACGGTGTTTTGGATTGCAATAAttatgaagatgaagatgaacaAAGTTGTCAAGATGAATGGGAAG CGTTATGTGAAGAGGCTTATAGCGAGGAGGATCTGAAACCTTTCAGTGTTGCTGAATGTGATAACGGTATGTGTATCACCGAGTGTGACGTATGCGACGGAGAATACATCGATTGCTCTGATGGATCAGACGAAACGGATTGTGGCGAAAACCAACCTGATCCCGAACGCTGTGGCTCCTACGACAAAAAGCGCAAACGCTCCATCCGCAGTTCACCATAG
- the LOC139965673 gene encoding uncharacterized protein — protein MDTVFLVVVTCLSFLKLSTGQFPNFNPQERNLTVKGNCQSCTGSTYEIPCFGDSNCCIYSSYFCDTIIDCPNGFDEQPHICANIWKTTCDKEAKFNHVKPFELAQCDDGMCITECDVCDGYYLDCTDGSDEDPELCNSDSRPAIQGDCTQFRQGYPIPDE, from the exons ATGGATACTGTTTTCCTCGTAGTCGTCACGTGCCTGAGCTTCCTAAAGTTGTCTACGGGCCAATTTCCAAACTTTAATCCACAAGAGAGAAACCTCACAGTAAAAG GAAACTGCCAAAGCTGTACTGGATCCACATATGAGATACCCTGTTTCGGTGACAGCAATTGCTGTATCTATTCATCATATTTCTGTGATACCATCATTGACTGTCCAAATGGCTTCGACGAACAACCTCATATCTGCGCCAACATATGGAAAA CGACTTGTGACAAGGAAGCGAAATTTAATCATGTCAAACCCTTTGAACTTGCTCAATGTGATGACGGAATGTGTATAACGGAGTGTGACGTATGTGATGGTTATTATCTTGATTGTACAGACGGCTCTGACGAAGACCCAGAACTCTGTAACTCGGACTCCAGGCCAGCAATCCAGGGCGACTGCACCCAGTTTCGTCAGGGATACCCTATCCCAGACGAATAA
- the LOC139965674 gene encoding uncharacterized protein codes for MNHLQVFAILMSTFVAVALGQNDSLVLRNPRYTFDCSSSFADRLREQGKLFECGVDNLCIDASKDVCDSTVNCDNFIDESDCDDEWLDNCLIDINDIILGIKPFRLFQCTDGMCINECQVCDGVYMDCVDGSDEHPEKCKIESNRPNPQRCANYNRRR; via the exons ATGAACCATCTGCAAGTCTTCGCTATTTTGATGTCTACATTCGTAGCAGTTGCTCTTGGACAAAACGACAGCTTAGTGTTAA GAAATCCTCGATACACCTTCGACTGCTCCAGTTCGTTTGCAGACAGACTACGAGAACAAGGCAAACTATTTGAATGCGGCGTGGACAACCTATGTATTGATGCCAGTAAAGACGTATGTGACTCTACCGTGAACTGTGATAACTTCATTGATGAAAGCGACTGCGATGATGAATGGCTGG ACAATTGTTTAATCGACATTAACGACATAATTTTAGGGATAAAACCCTTCCGATTATTCCAGTGTACAGACGGTATGTGTATAAATGAATGCCAAGTGTGTGACGGTGTTTACATGGACTGTGTCGACGGATCCGACGAACACCCTGAAAAATGTAAGATTGAATCAAACAGACCAAATCCTCAGCGATGCGCAAATTACAACAGAAGACGCTGA